A window of the Mesorhizobium opportunistum WSM2075 genome harbors these coding sequences:
- a CDS encoding aldehyde dehydrogenase family protein, with translation MNAPLNIAMPTEASAAPKTYRLLIDGKHVDARDGRTLERNSPGHGFTVSRYAQAGEAEVEAAMQAAHRAFETGPWPRMKAAERAALLHKAADLIEARLKDIARLDALESGKPIAQARGEIGGAVDIWRYAASLARTLHGESYANLGDAMLGVVLREPIGVVSIITPWNFPFLIVSQKLPFALAAGCTAVVKPSEMTSASTFVLGDILIEAGLPAGVVNILAGLGGDVGAPMVSHPLVEMVSFTGSTRVGKMTMASAAQSLKKVSMELGGKNGQIVFPDADLEAAADAAVFGGFFNAGECCNAGSRLIVHEAIAEDFLAAVKALAAKVTVGDPLDDRTKVGAMISSDHLAKVTGYVTAAASDGSSIYSGGKQLASNAGQYLDPTIIRGVTDDMAIAREEVFGPVLSVLTFESIEKALHIANNTPYGLSAGVWTASIDTCMSVARGVRSGTVWVNTFMEGYPELPFGGYKQSGLGRELGKRAVEDYTEEKTIQFHRGRRTGWWVG, from the coding sequence ATGAACGCGCCTCTCAACATCGCCATGCCCACCGAGGCTTCCGCAGCGCCGAAGACCTATCGGCTGCTGATCGATGGCAAACATGTCGATGCCCGCGACGGCAGGACGCTGGAACGCAACAGCCCCGGCCATGGCTTCACGGTTTCGCGTTACGCGCAGGCCGGCGAGGCCGAGGTGGAAGCGGCGATGCAAGCCGCGCACAGGGCGTTCGAGACCGGTCCCTGGCCGCGCATGAAGGCGGCCGAACGCGCCGCGCTCCTGCACAAGGCGGCCGACCTGATCGAAGCTCGGCTTAAAGACATTGCCCGTCTCGATGCGCTGGAATCCGGCAAGCCGATCGCCCAGGCCCGCGGCGAGATCGGCGGTGCCGTCGACATCTGGCGCTATGCCGCATCGCTGGCCCGCACGCTGCATGGCGAGAGCTACGCCAATCTCGGCGACGCCATGCTGGGCGTCGTGCTGCGCGAACCGATCGGCGTCGTCTCTATCATCACGCCGTGGAATTTCCCGTTCCTGATCGTCAGCCAGAAACTGCCCTTCGCGCTCGCCGCCGGCTGCACGGCCGTGGTCAAGCCGAGCGAGATGACCTCGGCCTCGACCTTCGTGCTCGGCGACATCCTGATCGAGGCCGGCCTGCCTGCCGGCGTCGTCAACATCCTCGCCGGCCTTGGCGGCGATGTCGGCGCACCGATGGTCAGCCATCCCCTGGTCGAGATGGTGTCCTTCACCGGCTCCACCCGCGTCGGCAAGATGACCATGGCTTCCGCCGCGCAGTCGCTGAAGAAGGTCTCGATGGAGCTCGGCGGCAAGAACGGCCAGATCGTCTTCCCCGATGCCGATCTCGAAGCCGCGGCCGACGCGGCGGTGTTTGGCGGCTTCTTCAATGCCGGTGAATGCTGCAATGCCGGCAGCCGGCTGATCGTGCACGAGGCGATCGCCGAGGATTTTCTGGCCGCCGTAAAGGCACTTGCGGCCAAGGTGACAGTCGGCGATCCGCTCGACGACCGAACCAAGGTCGGTGCGATGATCTCGTCGGACCACCTGGCCAAGGTGACCGGTTACGTTACGGCAGCGGCAAGCGACGGCAGCAGCATCTACAGCGGCGGCAAGCAATTGGCCTCCAATGCCGGCCAATACCTCGACCCGACCATCATCCGCGGCGTCACCGATGACATGGCAATTGCGCGTGAGGAAGTGTTCGGTCCGGTGCTTTCCGTGCTGACTTTTGAATCGATTGAAAAGGCGTTGCACATCGCCAACAACACGCCCTATGGTTTGTCGGCCGGCGTGTGGACCGCCAGCATCGACACTTGCATGTCGGTGGCGCGTGGGGTGCGTTCGGGGACGGTTTGGGTGAACACATTCATGGAAGGTTATCCCGAGCTGCCTTTCGGGGGCTACAAGCAGTCCGGTCTCGGACGCGAACTCGGCAAGCGCGCCGTCGAGGATTATACAGAGGAAAAGACAATCCAGTTTCATCGCGGCCGGCGCACCGGATGGTGGGTCGGCTGA
- a CDS encoding enoyl-CoA hydratase/isomerase family protein: MAERLVTFEQDGAIGIVTLRRPEKFNALDIPMLRALETVLDEAEAADDVRVVLIRGEGKGFCAGGDVEAWAQMGAADFQVQWVRYGHRVFDRLARLRQPTIAVLSGHALGGGLELAAACDFRVAETQVKLGFPETSIGVVPGWSGTQRAVRRFGAQTVRRMALGGEVLLAPEALALGVVDRVVETGKALAEAKAWAEKIAERGPLATEAAKLMIAIAEGEESAAATEALASGFIALTGDLKAGVGGFKARQKPAFSRS; this comes from the coding sequence ATGGCTGAACGCCTCGTCACCTTCGAGCAGGACGGCGCCATCGGCATCGTCACCTTGCGCCGCCCGGAGAAATTCAACGCGCTGGATATTCCGATGCTTCGCGCGCTCGAAACAGTGCTCGATGAAGCGGAGGCGGCCGACGACGTTCGCGTCGTGCTCATCCGCGGCGAAGGCAAGGGCTTCTGTGCCGGTGGCGATGTCGAGGCGTGGGCCCAGATGGGCGCCGCCGATTTCCAGGTGCAATGGGTGCGCTACGGCCACCGCGTCTTCGACCGGCTGGCGCGGCTGCGGCAACCGACCATCGCCGTGCTGTCGGGCCACGCGCTGGGCGGCGGGCTGGAACTGGCGGCGGCCTGCGATTTCCGGGTCGCGGAAACACAGGTGAAATTGGGCTTCCCCGAAACCTCCATCGGCGTCGTGCCCGGCTGGTCCGGTACGCAGCGCGCCGTGCGGCGCTTCGGCGCGCAGACGGTGCGTCGCATGGCGTTGGGCGGCGAGGTTCTCCTTGCTCCTGAAGCGTTGGCCCTGGGCGTGGTCGACCGGGTGGTCGAAACCGGCAAGGCACTCGCCGAGGCCAAGGCCTGGGCCGAGAAGATCGCCGAGCGCGGTCCGCTGGCGACGGAAGCGGCCAAGCTGATGATCGCGATTGCCGAAGGTGAGGAAAGTGCCGCCGCGACCGAAGCGCTGGCCAGCGGCTTCATTGCGCTGACCGGCGACCTCAAAGCCGGCGTCGGCGGCTTCAAGGCCAGGCAGAAACCGGCATTTTCAAGATCCTGA
- a CDS encoding acyl CoA:acetate/3-ketoacid CoA transferase — MSKVVSAAQAAGLIKDGMTVSVSSSSGLGCPDAVLAAIGERFDGEGHPKDITTLHPIAAGDMYGIKGIDHLAKPGLLKRTLCGSYPSGPSSSEPPRIWKMIGDNSVAAYNVPSGILFDMHREAAAKRPGVLTKVGLDTFADPRHQGCAMNAAASEPIVSVQQFDGEEWLYFRSIVPHVSIIRATTADERGNLTYEHEGAYLGGLEQALAARNNGGVVIAQVKRVVENGTLKPHDVRVPGVLVDHIVVAPDQLQTTLTHYDPAISGEIFRPLSTFRNAEMNVQKVIARRVAMELRDGMAVNIGFGISANVPRILLEEGQHGKVTWVIEQGAVGGVPLLDFKFGCSSNADAFMPSPHQFIYFQAGGFDASLLSFLQIDRHGSVNVSKLSARPHVTAGAGGFVDITARAKKIVFSGFFNAGAKLSLAEGGIRIDAEGKVKKVVNEVEHISFSGKRAVAQGQDITYVTERCVMKLTPDGLMVTELAPGIDLERDVLGQSEIALGVANDLKVTPSALYHNQPIGLSLNGGASLGGAHG, encoded by the coding sequence GTGAGCAAGGTCGTTTCAGCGGCGCAGGCAGCCGGTCTGATCAAGGATGGGATGACGGTGTCCGTGTCCTCGTCGAGTGGCCTCGGTTGCCCGGACGCCGTGCTCGCCGCCATCGGTGAGCGCTTCGACGGGGAAGGCCACCCGAAAGATATCACCACGCTGCACCCGATCGCCGCGGGCGACATGTATGGCATCAAGGGCATCGACCATCTGGCAAAGCCTGGCCTTTTGAAGCGCACCTTGTGCGGCTCCTATCCATCCGGTCCCTCCTCTTCCGAACCGCCGCGGATCTGGAAGATGATCGGTGACAATTCGGTCGCCGCCTACAACGTGCCGTCCGGCATCCTGTTCGACATGCACCGCGAAGCCGCCGCCAAGCGGCCGGGCGTGCTGACCAAGGTCGGGCTCGACACCTTCGCCGACCCGCGCCATCAGGGCTGTGCCATGAACGCGGCGGCCAGCGAACCGATCGTCTCGGTGCAGCAGTTCGATGGCGAGGAATGGCTGTATTTCCGCTCGATCGTGCCCCACGTCTCGATCATCCGCGCCACCACGGCGGATGAGCGCGGCAACCTCACCTATGAACACGAGGGCGCCTATCTCGGCGGCCTCGAACAGGCACTCGCCGCCCGCAACAATGGCGGTGTCGTCATCGCGCAGGTCAAGCGCGTCGTCGAAAACGGCACGCTCAAGCCGCATGACGTGCGCGTGCCGGGCGTGCTGGTCGATCACATCGTCGTCGCGCCCGACCAGTTGCAGACGACGCTGACGCATTACGACCCGGCCATATCAGGCGAGATCTTCCGGCCGTTGTCGACCTTCCGCAACGCCGAGATGAACGTCCAGAAGGTGATCGCCCGCCGCGTCGCCATGGAGTTGCGCGACGGCATGGCCGTCAACATCGGTTTCGGCATCTCCGCCAACGTTCCGCGCATCCTTCTGGAAGAAGGCCAGCACGGCAAGGTCACCTGGGTGATCGAGCAGGGCGCGGTCGGCGGCGTGCCGCTGCTCGACTTCAAATTCGGCTGCTCATCGAATGCCGACGCCTTCATGCCCTCGCCGCACCAGTTCATCTATTTCCAGGCCGGCGGCTTCGACGCTTCGCTGCTCTCCTTCCTGCAGATCGACCGCCATGGCTCGGTCAACGTCTCGAAACTGTCGGCGCGGCCGCACGTCACCGCCGGCGCCGGCGGTTTCGTCGACATCACCGCACGCGCAAAAAAGATTGTTTTCTCGGGCTTCTTCAATGCCGGGGCAAAACTGTCATTGGCCGAGGGCGGCATCCGCATCGACGCTGAGGGCAAGGTCAAGAAGGTGGTCAACGAAGTCGAGCACATCTCCTTCTCCGGCAAGCGCGCGGTCGCGCAAGGACAGGACATCACCTATGTCACCGAGCGCTGCGTGATGAAGCTGACGCCTGACGGGTTGATGGTGACGGAACTGGCGCCGGGCATCGATCTCGAGCGCGACGTGCTGGGGCAGTCGGAGATCGCGCTCGGTGTCGCCAACGACCTGAAGGTGACGCCGTCAGCACTCTATCACAACCAGCCGATCGGCCTGTCGCTCAATGGCGGCGCCTCGCTCGGAGGCGCGCATGGCTGA
- a CDS encoding Gfo/Idh/MocA family protein, whose amino-acid sequence MSLKWGLIGASTIARQFMVNAIRVQADGKIAAVMSSSPERAQAYAVENNIALAVSTLDELLAEDIDAVYISTTNELHLEQALAAIRAGKHVLCEKPLALTSADARTMVAAARAAGVVLGTNHHLRNAGAHRAMREAVAAGRIGRPIAARVFHAVYLPENLQGWRIARPEAGGGVVLDITVHDADTLRFVLGDDPVEVSAFTQSAGMAGSGLEDGAMCIWRFKSGLIAQSHEGFTTSYAGTGFEVHGSEGSLIASNVMTQKPVGTVMLRTAGGEEELSFDHEDLYVRSVRRFHAAIHGDGQPAATGEDGIWSLASAEAALQSASSGKAVEIDPKLGSTK is encoded by the coding sequence ATGAGCCTCAAATGGGGACTGATCGGCGCCAGCACGATCGCCAGGCAATTCATGGTCAACGCCATCCGCGTGCAGGCCGATGGCAAGATCGCGGCGGTGATGAGTTCCAGCCCGGAGCGGGCCCAAGCCTATGCCGTGGAAAACAACATTGCGCTTGCGGTCTCGACGCTTGACGAGCTGCTCGCCGAGGATATCGACGCCGTCTACATCTCGACCACCAACGAATTGCACCTGGAACAGGCGCTCGCCGCGATCAGGGCGGGCAAGCACGTGCTGTGCGAAAAGCCGCTGGCACTGACGAGTGCCGATGCGCGCACGATGGTCGCTGCCGCCAGGGCGGCCGGCGTCGTGCTCGGCACCAACCACCACCTGCGCAACGCCGGCGCGCATCGTGCCATGCGCGAGGCCGTCGCCGCCGGCCGCATCGGCAGGCCGATCGCGGCGCGTGTCTTCCACGCCGTCTACCTGCCCGAAAACCTGCAGGGCTGGCGCATCGCCAGGCCCGAGGCGGGCGGCGGCGTGGTGCTCGACATCACAGTGCACGATGCCGACACGCTGCGCTTCGTGCTCGGCGACGATCCCGTCGAGGTTTCGGCTTTCACACAGTCCGCCGGCATGGCCGGCAGCGGGCTGGAGGATGGCGCCATGTGCATCTGGCGCTTCAAGTCCGGCCTCATCGCGCAGTCGCATGAAGGTTTCACCACCAGCTATGCCGGCACCGGCTTCGAGGTGCATGGCTCGGAAGGTTCGCTGATCGCCAGCAATGTGATGACGCAGAAGCCGGTCGGCACCGTGATGCTGCGCACGGCAGGCGGCGAGGAGGAGTTGAGCTTCGACCACGAGGATCTCTACGTCAGGTCCGTGCGGCGGTTCCATGCCGCGATCCACGGCGACGGCCAGCCTGCCGCCACCGGCGAGGACGGCATCTGGTCGCTCGCCTCGGCCGAGGCGGCATTGCAATCGGCCAGCTCCGGCAAGGCCGTCGAGATCGACCCGAAACTCGGGAGCACGAAGTGA
- a CDS encoding LacI family DNA-binding transcriptional regulator produces the protein MASRAKATIFDIAREAGVSKSTVSLVLQGSGLIRPETAVKVRKAIEDVGYVYNRGAANLRKAHSNVIGMVINDLTNPFFAELAVGMERVFQSAGIVPFIANTAENPVRQEEVLKSLMEQGVAGLIVSPARGTTPGAFRRLEMAGVPIAFAMRRLPESRIPVIAPDNHRGAYLAAAHLIGKGHRRLAFFGGSSDLVVYHDRLGGFREACETLGIDTRDMLVIEGETSRRGGIACLETALAMAEPPSAALCFNDAVAFGAMLALRKRGLEPGPDFAVVGFDDVTEAEHYMPALTSVAVDSAGLGERAAHVMIKMIQSRTTRAEDHIGAVNLVVRESCGPDRRARNRWSGTGGAA, from the coding sequence ATGGCCAGCCGGGCCAAGGCGACGATCTTCGACATCGCCCGCGAGGCGGGCGTGTCCAAATCGACGGTGTCGCTCGTACTCCAGGGCAGCGGGCTGATCCGCCCCGAGACCGCGGTCAAGGTGCGCAAGGCGATCGAGGACGTCGGCTATGTCTACAACCGCGGCGCCGCCAATCTGCGCAAGGCCCACTCCAACGTCATCGGCATGGTCATCAACGACCTCACCAATCCGTTCTTCGCCGAACTGGCGGTCGGCATGGAGCGCGTCTTCCAGTCCGCCGGCATCGTGCCTTTCATCGCCAATACGGCGGAAAACCCGGTGCGTCAGGAAGAAGTGCTGAAATCGCTGATGGAACAGGGCGTCGCCGGGCTCATCGTGTCGCCGGCGCGCGGCACGACCCCGGGGGCATTCCGGCGGCTGGAAATGGCCGGCGTTCCGATTGCCTTCGCCATGCGCCGGCTGCCTGAGAGCCGCATTCCGGTGATTGCTCCCGACAATCATCGCGGTGCCTATCTCGCCGCCGCCCATCTCATCGGCAAGGGACATCGCCGGTTGGCCTTCTTCGGCGGCTCGTCAGACCTCGTGGTCTATCATGACCGGCTGGGCGGCTTTCGCGAGGCCTGCGAGACGCTCGGGATAGATACGCGTGACATGCTCGTCATCGAAGGTGAGACAAGCCGTCGGGGTGGCATCGCTTGCCTGGAAACCGCGCTTGCAATGGCTGAACCGCCGAGTGCGGCCCTGTGTTTTAACGATGCGGTCGCCTTTGGCGCCATGCTGGCGCTGCGCAAGCGTGGACTTGAGCCGGGACCGGATTTCGCCGTCGTCGGCTTTGACGATGTGACGGAAGCCGAACACTACATGCCTGCGCTGACCAGCGTCGCAGTGGACAGCGCCGGCCTCGGCGAACGCGCCGCCCATGTCATGATCAAGATGATCCAGTCGCGCACCACACGTGCCGAGGATCATATCGGGGCGGTCAATCTCGTGGTCAGGGAAAGCTGCGGTCCAGACCGCCGCGCCAGAAACAGGTGGTCGGGAACGGGAGGCGCCGCATGA
- a CDS encoding dihydrodipicolinate synthase family protein produces the protein MDIALPGEGGRSSPYALVGQPVRPMIGARFSRIAYAAAHVVADPLGMTDPWSRPAVDWERTMAFRHHLWRLGFRIAEAMDTSQRGMGFDWANAQELIRRSIAEARTVEGADLASGAGTDHLAPAAARTPDDVIAAYEEQFAFIEGQGGKVIMMASRALAAVAEGPEDYARVYDRLLSQTSGKVILHWLGDMFDPALKGYWGSSDFETALDTVVAIIERHAGKVEGIKISLLDAGKEVALRNRLPDGVVMFTGDDFNYPELIAGDGHGHSHALLGIFDAIAPVANAALAKLAEGDRAGYDALMAPTVPLSRKIFEAPTEYYKAGIVFMAWLNGHQDHFTMVGGMQSARGIRHYADIFRLADQAGLLADPDLAVSRMKSLCAVAGF, from the coding sequence ATGGACATAGCCTTGCCTGGTGAGGGTGGCCGCAGCAGCCCCTATGCGCTTGTCGGCCAGCCGGTGCGGCCGATGATCGGCGCGCGGTTTTCGCGCATTGCCTATGCGGCGGCGCATGTCGTTGCCGATCCACTCGGGATGACCGATCCATGGTCGCGGCCGGCGGTCGACTGGGAGCGGACGATGGCGTTCCGCCATCATCTGTGGCGGCTCGGCTTCCGTATCGCCGAGGCGATGGACACCTCGCAGCGCGGGATGGGTTTCGACTGGGCAAATGCGCAGGAATTGATCCGCCGCTCGATCGCCGAAGCGCGGACCGTCGAAGGCGCCGACCTCGCTTCGGGCGCCGGCACCGATCATCTGGCGCCGGCGGCGGCCCGGACACCAGACGATGTGATCGCCGCCTATGAAGAGCAGTTCGCTTTCATCGAAGGCCAAGGCGGCAAGGTGATCATGATGGCGAGCCGGGCACTGGCGGCTGTCGCAGAGGGCCCGGAAGATTATGCGCGCGTCTACGACCGCCTTTTGAGCCAGACGTCCGGCAAGGTGATCCTGCACTGGCTGGGCGACATGTTCGACCCGGCCTTGAAAGGCTATTGGGGCAGCAGCGATTTCGAGACAGCGCTCGATACTGTGGTCGCCATCATCGAGCGTCATGCCGGCAAGGTCGAAGGCATAAAAATCTCGCTGCTCGATGCCGGCAAGGAAGTCGCGCTGCGCAACCGGCTGCCTGATGGGGTCGTGATGTTCACCGGCGACGACTTCAATTACCCCGAACTGATCGCCGGAGACGGCCATGGTCATTCGCACGCGCTGCTCGGCATTTTCGACGCCATCGCACCGGTCGCCAATGCCGCCCTGGCGAAACTCGCCGAGGGCGACCGCGCCGGGTATGACGCGCTGATGGCGCCGACGGTGCCGCTGTCGCGAAAGATCTTCGAGGCACCGACCGAGTACTACAAGGCCGGCATCGTCTTCATGGCCTGGCTGAACGGCCATCAAGACCATTTCACGATGGTCGGCGGCATGCAGTCGGCGCGTGGCATCCGCCACTATGCCGATATCTTTCGCCTTGCCGACCAGGCAGGCCTGCTGGCCGATCCCGACCTGGCCGTATCCAGGATGAAGAGCCTGTGCGCGGTCGCGGGTTTCTGA
- a CDS encoding DUF1236 domain-containing protein, translated as MRMHLTSSAAALLLLAGVGAVAAQDVVITPEQDTVVREYVKKQPLASVKVPGVELNVGTALPDTVELHEIPNVKYRYVMVDNHTVLVDPGTRKIVKVYD; from the coding sequence ATGAGAATGCACCTTACCAGCAGCGCTGCGGCGCTACTGCTTTTAGCCGGCGTCGGCGCAGTTGCGGCACAGGACGTTGTCATCACGCCGGAGCAGGACACCGTCGTGCGCGAATACGTGAAGAAGCAGCCACTTGCTTCCGTGAAGGTTCCTGGTGTGGAACTGAACGTCGGAACGGCTCTGCCGGACACGGTTGAACTTCATGAGATCCCCAACGTCAAATACCGCTACGTGATGGTCGACAACCACACGGTTCTGGTGGACCCAGGCACCCGCAAGATTGTCAAAGTCTACGACTGA
- the cpdR gene encoding cell cycle two-component system response regulator CpdR, with protein MARILLAEDDDDMRRFLVKALERAGYQVSDFDNGASAYERLREEPFSLLLTDIVMPEMDGIELARRATEIDPDLKVMFITGFAAVALNPDSKAPKDAKVLSKPFHLRDLVNEVEKMLQAA; from the coding sequence ATGGCACGCATTCTTCTGGCGGAAGACGACGACGATATGCGTCGGTTCCTCGTCAAGGCGCTGGAGCGCGCTGGTTATCAGGTCAGCGATTTCGACAATGGCGCCAGCGCCTATGAGCGCCTGCGCGAGGAACCGTTCTCGCTGCTGTTGACGGACATCGTCATGCCGGAGATGGACGGCATCGAACTGGCACGGCGCGCCACCGAGATCGATCCCGACCTCAAGGTCATGTTCATCACCGGTTTCGCCGCCGTTGCGCTGAACCCGGATTCCAAGGCGCCGAAAGACGCCAAGGTGCTGTCGAAGCCCTTCCACCTGCGCGATCTCGTCAATGAGGTCGAGAAGATGCTGCAGGCGGCCTGA
- a CDS encoding N-formylglutamate amidohydrolase produces the protein MAVSYHDALVLSGSFKLKTAAEDFSVVSPFEIRSGAEQRVPFLFNSPHSGRYYPERFLAMARLDRNAIRRSEDCYVDELFGGAVALGAPMLAANFPRAYLDVNREPWELDPRMFAEPVPSFCNIRSARVAGGLGTVPKLVGEGLDIYSGRLPLAEAVARIEAVYKPYHETLKRLLTRTHARFGFAVLIDCHSMPASIRVGDNGLRPDFIIGDRFGISATAALTETAIGLLCAMGYTVAHNKPYAGGFITEHYGRPARHLHALQIEVNRGLYMNERTFEKAAGFDALADDLTRFSADLMAMPDHHFIDLPLAAE, from the coding sequence GTGGCAGTTTCATATCATGATGCACTGGTGCTTTCGGGTTCGTTCAAATTGAAGACGGCAGCCGAGGATTTTTCGGTCGTTTCACCCTTCGAAATCCGATCGGGCGCCGAACAGCGCGTTCCCTTCCTCTTCAACTCACCACACAGCGGCCGCTACTATCCCGAACGCTTCCTTGCCATGGCAAGGCTCGACCGCAACGCCATCCGCCGTTCGGAGGATTGCTACGTCGATGAGCTGTTCGGGGGCGCGGTGGCGCTGGGCGCGCCGATGCTGGCGGCAAATTTCCCGCGCGCCTATCTCGACGTCAATCGCGAGCCCTGGGAACTCGACCCGCGCATGTTCGCCGAGCCGGTGCCGTCCTTCTGCAACATCCGCTCGGCGCGGGTGGCGGGCGGGCTCGGCACGGTACCCAAGCTGGTTGGCGAGGGGCTCGACATCTATTCCGGCCGCTTGCCGCTCGCAGAAGCGGTCGCCCGCATCGAGGCCGTCTACAAGCCCTATCACGAAACACTGAAGCGGCTTTTGACGAGAACCCATGCCCGTTTCGGCTTTGCGGTGCTGATCGATTGCCATTCGATGCCGGCGAGCATCCGTGTCGGCGACAACGGCCTGAGGCCGGACTTCATCATCGGCGACCGTTTCGGCATCTCGGCCACCGCTGCCCTGACCGAAACCGCGATCGGCCTGCTCTGCGCCATGGGCTACACCGTCGCCCACAACAAGCCTTATGCAGGCGGCTTCATCACCGAGCACTATGGCCGCCCGGCGCGTCATCTGCATGCACTGCAGATCGAGGTCAATCGCGGGCTCTACATGAACGAGCGGACATTCGAGAAGGCGGCCGGCTTTGATGCGCTGGCGGATGATTTGACGCGATTTTCGGCCGATCTGATGGCGATGCCCGACCATCATTTCATCGACCTGCCGCTGGCCGCGGAGTGA
- the hisN gene encoding histidinol-phosphatase: MDISIDFMRRIAQAAAAETLPRFRAQGAVANKEKGSFDPVTEADRETERAIRALISAEYPDHGILGEEHGSENISSRHVWVIDPIDGTRAFISGLPVWGTLVGLTVDGDAVAGMMAQPFTGELFYANASGSHYEGPGGPRKLSTRKTTKLSEATLFTTTPALFKGEARNRYDAFERQIQLARYGADCYAFAMIASGSVDIVADPGLQPYDIVALIPIIEKAGGVVTTFDGGPAEKGGDVLAAATPELHAAAMAALRG; this comes from the coding sequence TTGGACATCAGCATCGATTTCATGCGCCGCATCGCGCAGGCGGCAGCGGCGGAGACCTTGCCGCGCTTCCGTGCCCAAGGGGCTGTCGCCAACAAGGAAAAGGGCAGTTTCGATCCGGTCACCGAAGCCGATCGCGAGACCGAGCGCGCCATCCGGGCGCTGATCTCGGCCGAGTATCCCGACCATGGCATCCTTGGCGAGGAGCATGGCAGCGAAAATATCTCCAGCAGGCATGTCTGGGTGATCGATCCGATCGACGGCACGCGCGCCTTCATCTCAGGCCTGCCGGTATGGGGGACGCTGGTCGGGCTGACGGTCGACGGGGACGCGGTCGCCGGCATGATGGCGCAACCCTTCACCGGCGAGCTGTTCTATGCCAATGCATCCGGCTCGCACTATGAGGGGCCGGGAGGGCCGCGCAAGCTTTCGACCCGCAAGACGACGAAGCTTTCCGAGGCAACCCTGTTCACCACCACACCGGCGCTGTTCAAAGGCGAGGCGCGCAATCGCTATGACGCCTTCGAGAGGCAGATCCAGCTCGCCCGGTACGGCGCCGATTGCTACGCCTTCGCCATGATCGCCTCCGGAAGCGTCGACATTGTCGCCGATCCCGGATTGCAGCCCTACGACATCGTGGCGCTGATCCCGATCATCGAGAAGGCGGGCGGTGTCGTCACCACCTTCGACGGCGGACCGGCGGAAAAGGGCGGCGATGTGCTGGCGGCGGCAACGCCGGAGCTTCACGCGGCCGCCATGGCTGCCCTGCGCGGCTGA
- a CDS encoding helix-turn-helix transcriptional regulator produces MSQFTVQPLLDTGTVRVRDIVCSGECRHRSDEECSAATHLVFPYRGVFVRHVGRNDVVAEANQLLFFNAAEAYQVSHPVEGGDACLDLVVEEGQLRELAPKGQLRAGDRLAFRRQRRRIDPRAQALVALLRHSLSRNVAEPLEAETLALTLVRRSLGEHTSHVAGASPGRQKLVDRAKLVLSSDLSRRWRLAEIAADVGVSPVYLTQVFQQVEAMPLYRYHLRLRLARALDLLGRYDNLTTLGMDLGFSSHSHFSSTFRQVYGRTPAEFQRSIGSR; encoded by the coding sequence ATGTCGCAATTCACGGTACAGCCGCTCCTGGACACCGGCACAGTCAGGGTGCGCGACATCGTCTGCAGCGGCGAATGCCGGCACCGGAGCGACGAAGAGTGCAGCGCGGCCACGCATCTGGTGTTTCCCTATCGCGGAGTCTTCGTGCGCCATGTCGGGCGCAACGACGTCGTCGCTGAGGCCAATCAGCTGCTGTTCTTCAACGCGGCTGAGGCCTATCAGGTCAGCCATCCCGTCGAAGGTGGCGATGCCTGTCTCGACCTTGTGGTGGAGGAAGGCCAATTGCGGGAACTGGCGCCGAAGGGGCAGTTGCGCGCCGGCGACCGCCTAGCGTTCCGCCGCCAGCGCCGGCGCATCGACCCGCGCGCGCAGGCTCTGGTGGCGTTGCTGCGCCATAGCCTCAGCCGCAATGTCGCCGAGCCCTTGGAAGCCGAGACGCTCGCCTTGACGCTGGTGCGGCGCTCGCTCGGCGAACACACCTCGCATGTCGCGGGCGCCAGCCCTGGACGGCAGAAATTGGTCGACCGCGCCAAGCTCGTCCTGTCCTCGGACCTGTCGCGGCGCTGGAGGCTGGCCGAGATTGCCGCCGACGTCGGCGTCTCGCCGGTCTACCTGACGCAAGTCTTCCAGCAGGTCGAGGCGATGCCGCTCTATCGCTATCACCTGCGCCTGCGGCTGGCGCGCGCGCTCGACCTGCTCGGCCGCTACGACAATCTGACCACGCTGGGCATGGATCTTGGCTTCTCCAGCCACAGCCATTTCAGCTCGACGTTCAGACAGGTCTACGGGCGCACCCCAGCGGAATTCCAGCGCTCGATCGGGTCGCGCTGA